The following are encoded in a window of Ignavibacteriales bacterium genomic DNA:
- a CDS encoding CCA tRNA nucleotidyltransferase, with amino-acid sequence MDFKTILNKYKFLKIASSLAERRNEELYLVGGFVRDIILKRNKNEMDFLVVGDGINFAEQLANDLGIKEVTVYKNFGTAHFNYQGIALEFVGARKESYKRNSRNPKVEKGTLDDDLNRRDFTINSLAVSLNENTFGKLIDKFDGINDIERKLIRTPLRPEKTFDDDPLRIMRAFRFAAQLNFQVDESVMKAASLMADRLKIVSQERITDELMKILAADKPSIGLILLFESGVLKVILLELHNLAGVEQRNDFHHKDVFYHTCIVVDNIALVSDNIWLRFAALVHDIAKPPTKKFVEGTGWTYHGHEELGARMMKSIFERMKLPLTKLDYIEKLIRLHLRPIALVDEEVTDSAIRRLIVTADDDLDDLITLCRADITSKNPNKVTKYLENYEIVMQKVKDVRKRDKLRAFQSPVRGEEIMKICNIPPSKLVGDIKTTIEEAILDGKIGNNYEEAYAYFLSIKDEYLKNKK; translated from the coding sequence ATGGATTTTAAAACAATATTAAATAAATATAAGTTTTTAAAAATTGCTTCATCGCTCGCTGAGAGGAGAAACGAAGAACTTTATCTTGTCGGCGGATTTGTTCGTGATATTATATTAAAACGAAATAAGAATGAAATGGATTTTTTAGTGGTAGGTGACGGAATTAATTTTGCCGAGCAATTAGCAAATGATCTGGGAATAAAAGAAGTAACTGTCTATAAAAATTTCGGGACAGCACATTTTAATTATCAAGGAATAGCACTTGAATTTGTTGGGGCTCGCAAAGAATCTTATAAACGCAACAGTCGTAATCCTAAAGTAGAAAAAGGTACGCTTGATGATGATCTTAATCGACGCGACTTTACAATAAACAGTTTAGCTGTTTCATTAAATGAAAATACATTTGGAAAGTTGATTGACAAGTTTGACGGAATAAATGATATCGAGAGAAAATTAATTCGTACACCACTGAGACCTGAAAAAACTTTTGATGACGATCCACTTCGAATAATGCGTGCATTTCGTTTTGCTGCGCAGTTGAATTTTCAAGTTGATGAATCTGTTATGAAAGCCGCAAGCTTAATGGCTGACCGTCTTAAGATTGTTTCTCAAGAAAGAATTACAGATGAATTAATGAAGATACTTGCAGCTGATAAACCTTCGATCGGGTTAATATTATTATTTGAGAGCGGAGTTTTAAAAGTAATTCTTCTCGAATTGCATAATCTTGCCGGAGTAGAACAAAGAAATGATTTTCACCATAAAGATGTTTTCTACCACACATGTATAGTAGTTGATAATATTGCTTTAGTTAGTGATAACATTTGGTTGAGGTTTGCGGCTTTAGTACATGATATTGCAAAACCGCCAACCAAAAAATTTGTTGAGGGAACAGGTTGGACTTATCATGGGCATGAAGAACTCGGTGCAAGAATGATGAAATCAATCTTTGAAAGGATGAAACTTCCTCTTACCAAATTAGATTACATTGAAAAGTTAATTCGGTTACATTTACGACCGATTGCTTTGGTGGATGAAGAAGTAACTGATTCAGCAATTAGAAGACTTATAGTTACTGCTGATGATGACCTGGATGATTTAATTACTCTTTGCCGCGCTGATATTACAAGTAAGAATCCAAATAAAGTAACGAAGTATCTTGAGAATTATGAAATTGTAATGCAAAAAGTTAAAGATGTTCGCAAGAGAGATAAATTACGAGCGTTTCAGTCTCCGGTTAGAGGAGAAGAAATTATGAAAATCTGTAACATTCCTCCTTCAAAACTTGTTGGGGATATAAAGACTACAATTGAGGAAGCAATTCTTGATGGCAAAATTGGTAATAATTATGAAGAAGCTTATGCTTATTTTTTATCAATAAAAGATGAATATCTTAAAAATAAAAAGTAA
- the murA gene encoding UDP-N-acetylglucosamine 1-carboxyvinyltransferase encodes MDKFVINGGKKLSGTVEVSGAKNSALALMPATLLNSGKNIINNTPEVSDIYTMIKLLNHLGVATNFHDHNLTLDTSHIINQIAPYEHVKKMRASVYVLGPLLSRYGYAKVSMPGGCAWGPRPINLHLEAMKKLGAEIQLEEGYIIAKSKKLQGTKLHFDISSVGATGNALMAASLAKGTTLITNASMEPEITLLAEYIREMGAKISGIGSTILEIEGVDELSSSKIENIADRIEAGTLLTAAAITQSKINLVYRNFENAKLILSKLEDSGVILSYCNKLVQIDATSISPRSVDITTSAYPGFPTDMQAQWTSYMSLADGTSTITESIYYDRFNHVPELNRLGANIEIINNSAVVKGVKELKGAKVMSTDLRASASLVLAGLAALGTTEVLRVYHLDRGYQRIEEKLKALGADIERVSTSEF; translated from the coding sequence TTGGATAAATTTGTAATAAACGGCGGTAAGAAACTAAGCGGTACAGTTGAAGTAAGCGGGGCTAAAAATTCAGCGTTAGCTTTAATGCCGGCTACTCTCCTTAATTCAGGAAAAAATATCATTAATAACACACCGGAAGTAAGTGATATTTACACAATGATTAAATTACTTAATCATTTAGGTGTTGCAACTAACTTTCATGATCATAATTTAACGCTGGATACAAGTCACATTATCAATCAAATTGCACCCTATGAACATGTAAAAAAAATGCGAGCATCTGTTTATGTTCTAGGACCCTTATTATCACGATATGGATATGCAAAAGTTTCTATGCCTGGAGGTTGTGCATGGGGGCCAAGACCTATAAATCTTCATTTAGAAGCTATGAAAAAGTTAGGTGCAGAGATTCAATTGGAAGAGGGATACATAATAGCTAAATCAAAAAAACTGCAAGGGACTAAATTGCACTTTGATATTTCTTCTGTAGGAGCTACGGGAAATGCTTTAATGGCAGCTTCACTTGCTAAAGGAACAACATTAATTACTAATGCTTCAATGGAACCTGAGATAACATTATTAGCTGAGTATATAAGAGAGATGGGAGCAAAAATATCTGGTATAGGATCAACGATACTTGAGATTGAAGGAGTGGATGAATTAAGTTCCTCAAAGATCGAAAACATTGCTGATAGGATTGAAGCAGGAACTCTTTTAACGGCAGCTGCGATTACACAGAGTAAGATTAATCTTGTTTACCGCAATTTTGAGAATGCTAAATTGATATTATCTAAACTAGAAGATAGCGGAGTTATTCTATCATATTGCAATAAGTTAGTGCAAATAGATGCCACATCAATTAGCCCTAGAAGTGTTGACATAACTACTTCAGCTTACCCAGGATTTCCAACTGACATGCAAGCTCAATGGACCTCATACATGTCTCTTGCTGATGGTACTTCCACAATTACAGAGTCAATTTACTACGATAGATTTAATCATGTCCCAGAACTCAATAGATTAGGAGCAAATATTGAAATCATAAATAATAGCGCAGTAGTAAAAGGAGTGAAAGAGTTAAAAGGTGCAAAAGTAATGTCTACTGATCTTAGAGCTAGTGCCTCATTAGTATTAGCTGGATTAGCAGCATTAGGAACCACAGAAGTTTTAAGAGTATATCATCTTGATAGAGGATACCAAAGAATAGAAGAAAAATTAAAAGCTTTAGGCGCTGATATAGAACGTGTTTCAACATCGGAATTTTAA
- a CDS encoding protein kinase — MDNLIGKMIENYRVVSVLGKGGMGIVYKAFDTKLDRYVAIKMLNSQVLDKERFIERFKREAKNHAKLSHPNIVTVHGFIEYSNLLGIVMEYVEGESLEKVIERQGRFNLYDVIYIIKQLLLGIGYAHSKGFIHRDIKPSNIILNKEGITKIMDFGISKSLVENDMTKTGSKIGTVYYMSPEQVKGEEVTNRSDIYSIGCTAYEMIVGQPPFDYQSEYEVMDSHLKKTAPRVSEKMTGIPELVDKILLKAMEKIPLNRYSSCEEMFNDVQELDKHVAKLYTSYFNRSKPRSKRYKIFAVSAFVGFTILMIALSYFVYNQVNALITSNQLDKFKKYSIQQLFSSESKQFKFSEITKVESGVQNNLNSLYFANEKFVVAVGDSGTIITSSDNGKSWVSKNLNRTIPLSDVYIFPNGKALIVGDSSSLLLGINNLDSLQSIPLEKGYKYFKIKFVDNNTGFITGNKGLILKSTNGGVNWNKVTTNTNEIIFDFSFFDSKRGFAVGWDGIILSTTNSGNSWNKVETSLTDNYLKSIDLRENGYGLIVGGNGTVLWTNNYGNSWEKVETKLTSGFQKVKYISEDHAIIIGNLGTILVSKDKGENWSQVESQISSNMNGLSISPMGQIFLAGVKGMMFKIQ, encoded by the coding sequence ATGGATAATTTAATTGGTAAAATGATCGAAAATTATCGAGTTGTCTCCGTTCTTGGAAAAGGAGGCATGGGGATTGTCTATAAAGCTTTTGACACAAAGCTCGACAGATATGTAGCAATTAAAATGTTAAACTCGCAAGTCTTAGATAAAGAAAGATTTATTGAAAGATTTAAACGCGAAGCTAAGAACCATGCTAAACTATCTCATCCCAATATAGTAACAGTACACGGTTTTATCGAATATTCAAATCTGCTTGGTATAGTGATGGAGTATGTAGAAGGAGAAAGTCTTGAAAAAGTTATTGAGCGGCAGGGCAGATTTAATTTGTATGATGTAATCTATATTATCAAACAATTATTGCTCGGTATAGGTTATGCACATTCCAAAGGATTTATTCACAGAGATATTAAACCGTCAAATATCATTTTAAATAAGGAAGGCATAACCAAAATAATGGATTTCGGAATTTCGAAATCGCTTGTTGAAAATGATATGACTAAAACCGGTTCTAAAATTGGTACTGTTTATTATATGAGTCCCGAACAAGTTAAAGGAGAAGAAGTAACTAACCGGAGTGATATTTACTCTATAGGATGCACAGCTTATGAAATGATAGTCGGTCAACCTCCATTCGATTATCAAAGCGAATATGAAGTTATGGATAGTCATCTTAAAAAAACTGCGCCTAGAGTTTCTGAAAAGATGACTGGAATTCCTGAACTGGTTGATAAGATTCTACTTAAAGCTATGGAAAAGATCCCTTTGAATAGATATAGCTCATGTGAAGAAATGTTTAATGATGTTCAAGAATTAGATAAACATGTTGCTAAACTATATACCAGCTATTTCAACCGTTCAAAACCACGTTCAAAAAGATATAAAATATTTGCCGTATCAGCATTTGTGGGTTTTACAATTCTAATGATAGCACTTTCTTATTTTGTTTATAATCAAGTGAATGCTCTAATAACATCAAATCAATTAGATAAATTTAAGAAATACAGTATTCAGCAACTCTTTTCATCAGAGAGTAAGCAATTCAAATTTAGTGAGATTACTAAAGTTGAAAGTGGTGTGCAGAACAATTTGAATTCTCTTTATTTTGCAAACGAAAAATTTGTCGTTGCTGTTGGTGATTCTGGGACGATAATAACTTCCTCTGATAATGGAAAATCTTGGGTAAGTAAAAATCTTAACCGAACAATTCCATTAAGTGATGTTTATATATTCCCCAATGGAAAGGCTCTAATAGTTGGAGATTCATCTTCTCTTCTATTAGGAATTAATAATCTTGACTCACTTCAATCAATACCTTTAGAAAAAGGTTATAAGTATTTTAAGATTAAATTTGTAGATAATAATACTGGCTTTATTACTGGCAATAAAGGACTTATTCTAAAATCTACAAATGGTGGAGTCAATTGGAATAAAGTAACTACTAATACTAATGAAATTATTTTCGATTTTTCTTTTTTCGATTCAAAGAGAGGATTTGCAGTAGGATGGGATGGAATTATACTTTCAACTACAAATAGTGGTAATTCATGGAATAAAGTGGAGACTTCTTTAACTGATAATTATCTAAAGTCAATTGATTTAAGAGAAAATGGATATGGTTTGATTGTAGGTGGTAATGGGACTGTACTATGGACAAATAACTACGGTAATTCTTGGGAAAAAGTTGAAACTAAATTGACAAGCGGATTTCAGAAAGTAAAATACATTTCGGAAGACCATGCTATAATTATTGGAAACCTTGGGACTATATTAGTATCGAAGGATAAAGGAGAAAATTGGAGTCAAGTTGAGTCTCAAATTTCTTCCAATATGAATGGATTATCCATTAGTCCTATGGGACAAATCTTTTTAGCAGGTGTTAAAGGAATGATGTTCAAAATTCAGTAA
- the tig gene encoding trigger factor, with product MNQLSDSQQEVEVNLNYDEILPEINDAYDEERKTITIDGFRKGKAPMGMIKKLYGEAIEYKASEKIANKKFWNAIDQQNLKPISTPQMMDLDFVPGTKLFFKVKYEIKPKLNLKSYKGLEIEKPIFKIKDGEVEREIDFLLKPHFKFEAADKIENINFRITVNLQRMDAQGIPMIGHRSENMIIDLTDEKVNPQIKENAQGKKVGELFNFTFTDEHYHGEELHREEFNYLADVIKIEKQVKPELTEEIVKKISGDKASTPEELNSFLRKNIEDYYIKQSDEIFTNNLLGEIVKNNEFTPPPGYVSSVHKRMVELERENSKRYKMPNFDEQAVTEYYKPRADWNSKWQIILENLAEAENIKVEDSELEELAKKEAETIGISVAKLVKYYKDTNRSEMLLEEKVIKYLKEQTKIKEVNAEEKIKEKKEKSNEA from the coding sequence GTGAATCAACTATCAGATTCTCAGCAAGAAGTTGAAGTAAATCTGAATTACGATGAAATCCTTCCGGAAATCAATGATGCTTACGATGAAGAAAGAAAGACCATTACCATAGACGGTTTTAGAAAAGGGAAAGCGCCGATGGGAATGATTAAAAAACTTTATGGAGAAGCTATTGAATATAAAGCAAGTGAAAAAATTGCGAATAAAAAATTTTGGAATGCTATTGATCAACAAAATTTAAAACCTATCAGTACTCCGCAAATGATGGATCTCGATTTTGTCCCGGGGACTAAACTATTCTTTAAGGTTAAGTATGAAATAAAACCAAAACTAAATCTTAAAAGTTATAAAGGTTTAGAAATTGAAAAACCCATTTTCAAAATAAAAGACGGTGAAGTAGAACGTGAAATTGATTTCTTATTAAAACCGCATTTTAAATTTGAAGCTGCTGATAAAATAGAAAACATAAATTTTAGGATAACAGTCAATCTGCAAAGAATGGATGCTCAAGGTATACCAATGATTGGACACCGAAGCGAGAATATGATTATTGATTTAACTGACGAAAAAGTTAATCCGCAAATCAAAGAAAACGCACAAGGTAAAAAGGTTGGTGAATTATTTAATTTTACTTTTACTGATGAACATTATCACGGTGAAGAACTTCATAGAGAAGAGTTTAATTATTTAGCTGATGTTATTAAGATAGAAAAACAAGTTAAGCCTGAACTCACTGAAGAAATTGTGAAAAAGATCTCCGGTGATAAAGCTTCAACTCCAGAAGAACTTAATTCATTCCTCAGAAAAAATATTGAAGATTACTACATCAAACAATCTGATGAGATTTTTACTAACAATTTGCTCGGTGAAATTGTAAAGAATAATGAATTCACTCCTCCGCCCGGTTATGTAAGTTCTGTTCATAAGAGAATGGTAGAGTTGGAAAGAGAAAATTCTAAACGTTATAAAATGCCTAACTTTGATGAACAAGCAGTTACTGAATATTATAAACCAAGAGCTGATTGGAATTCTAAATGGCAAATCATTTTAGAAAATCTTGCCGAAGCTGAAAATATTAAAGTTGAAGATTCAGAATTAGAAGAATTAGCCAAGAAGGAAGCTGAAACAATTGGAATTTCAGTTGCCAAGCTTGTAAAATATTATAAAGACACTAATCGTTCGGAAATGTTACTGGAAGAAAAAGTGATTAAGTACTTGAAAGAACAAACAAAGATCAAAGAAGTTAATGCTGAAGAAAAAATTAAAGAGAAAAAGGAAAAATCAAATGAAGCATAA
- a CDS encoding ATP-dependent Clp protease proteolytic subunit: protein MNQKFEIYNQLVPYVIEQTGRGERGMDIFSRLLRERIIFLGTAIDDHIASLTIAQLLFLEAEDPDKDIYLYINSPGGSVSAGLAIYDTMKYVRSKVSTICVGLAASMGAVLLAGGESGKRSSLPNSKIMIHQPWVGGLQGQTTDIEIHAKEMIKTRETLYKILVDNTGKTYDQISRDCDRDYFLNAEEAKEYKLIDNILVHRASPNNNNKK, encoded by the coding sequence ATGAACCAAAAATTTGAAATCTATAACCAGCTTGTTCCTTATGTAATTGAACAAACAGGCCGCGGTGAAAGAGGGATGGATATTTTTTCCCGTCTATTGAGAGAACGTATCATCTTCCTTGGAACTGCAATTGATGATCATATTGCAAGTTTAACAATTGCACAATTACTTTTTCTTGAAGCAGAAGATCCTGATAAAGATATTTATCTTTATATCAATTCACCTGGTGGAAGTGTTTCTGCCGGTCTTGCAATTTATGATACAATGAAATATGTTCGCTCAAAAGTCTCAACTATTTGTGTTGGATTAGCAGCAAGTATGGGTGCTGTTCTGCTTGCCGGAGGTGAATCAGGAAAACGTTCTTCCCTTCCAAATTCTAAAATCATGATACATCAACCATGGGTTGGCGGATTGCAAGGACAAACTACTGATATCGAAATCCACGCAAAGGAAATGATCAAGACAAGAGAAACACTTTATAAAATTCTTGTTGATAATACCGGAAAAACTTATGACCAGATTTCGAGAGATTGCGACCGCGATTATTTTCTTAATGCTGAAGAAGCAAAAGAGTATAAGTTAATAGAC